In Robbsia sp. KACC 23696, a single window of DNA contains:
- a CDS encoding isocitrate lyase/PEP mutase family protein — protein sequence MDCYQKRLRLRALLDAPGCTPLMGAYDVLSARIIEQTGFPVLYTGSFVTGASGFGLPDVGLVQMHDLLGLAREIAKETNVPLVCDADTGWYHAANIWRTVHEFESAGASAMHIEDTVFGKHTDHPAVLLEPDAMCQRIKACVAARKDPNFLIIARTDAIYLKNDPEEAVARINAYLAAGADAGFIVFKGSVRALADFRKRILGPLIVTSVDFQDSVAEEGAAGANMSVYWPLTIFAAFRAVKQVCETFYREQDATKLREYCFDEGMINKTVSYERFEANLKRFGAV from the coding sequence ATGGATTGCTATCAAAAACGGCTGCGACTTCGCGCCTTGCTGGATGCGCCGGGCTGCACGCCTCTGATGGGCGCCTACGATGTATTGAGTGCGCGTATCATCGAGCAGACCGGATTTCCCGTGCTGTACACCGGTAGTTTCGTGACCGGGGCGAGCGGATTCGGCTTGCCCGATGTCGGTCTGGTGCAGATGCACGATCTGCTCGGTCTGGCGCGGGAGATCGCGAAGGAAACCAATGTGCCACTGGTGTGCGATGCCGACACCGGCTGGTATCACGCGGCCAATATCTGGCGTACCGTGCATGAATTCGAGTCGGCTGGCGCGTCGGCGATGCATATCGAAGATACCGTATTCGGCAAACATACCGATCATCCTGCGGTGTTGTTGGAACCCGATGCGATGTGCCAGCGTATCAAGGCCTGTGTCGCCGCGCGTAAGGATCCGAATTTCCTGATCATCGCTCGTACGGACGCCATTTATCTGAAGAACGATCCCGAAGAAGCGGTCGCGCGGATCAATGCCTATCTGGCCGCGGGCGCCGATGCCGGCTTCATTGTCTTTAAAGGGTCCGTTCGCGCGCTGGCCGATTTCCGGAAGCGCATCTTGGGTCCGTTGATCGTCACCAGTGTCGATTTTCAGGACTCGGTCGCGGAGGAAGGCGCGGCCGGCGCGAATATGTCGGTGTATTGGCCATTGACGATTTTTGCCGCGTTCAGAGCGGTAAAGCAGGTCTGCGAAACCTTTTACCGTGAACAGGATGCGACGAAGCTCAGGGAGTATTGCTTCGATGAAGGCATGATCAATAAGACGGTGTCGTACGAACGGTTCGAAGCCAATTTGAAGCGCTTCGGCGCGGTCTGA
- a CDS encoding PhzF family phenazine biosynthesis protein, with translation MQLPFYQVDAFTDTVFKGNYAAVVPLAQWLPDVVMQAIASENNLSETAFFVRGPDGAYAIRWFSPLTEIAFCGHATLASAYVIFKQNADADIIAFTADAVGRLSVSRKADGFIEMRFPLRPAETLETIPDALLKGLSIAPREVAVCGQAYVVVYASEAEVREVVPTLPLLATLGPRDVVVTARGDRHDFVSRYFWPANGGDEDPVTGSIHATLAPFWAARLGKADLLAMQVSRRTGLLHCRVVDDGVFVSGQAVQYLEGFIEIPTVA, from the coding sequence ATGCAATTGCCGTTTTATCAAGTGGATGCCTTTACCGACACGGTGTTCAAAGGCAATTACGCCGCGGTCGTGCCGCTCGCGCAATGGCTGCCGGACGTGGTGATGCAGGCCATTGCCAGCGAGAATAATCTTTCAGAGACGGCTTTCTTCGTTCGCGGCCCGGATGGCGCCTATGCTATCCGCTGGTTCTCTCCGCTGACCGAGATCGCGTTCTGCGGACACGCCACGTTGGCAAGTGCCTATGTGATCTTCAAGCAAAACGCCGATGCCGATATCATCGCCTTCACGGCCGACGCGGTCGGGCGGCTGAGCGTGTCGCGCAAGGCCGATGGCTTTATCGAGATGCGTTTTCCGCTGCGTCCGGCGGAGACGCTCGAAACGATCCCCGACGCATTGCTGAAGGGGCTTTCGATCGCGCCGCGCGAAGTCGCGGTATGCGGCCAGGCTTATGTTGTCGTCTATGCGTCCGAAGCCGAGGTCCGCGAGGTCGTACCGACGTTGCCGCTGCTGGCGACGTTAGGCCCGCGCGATGTCGTCGTCACGGCGCGTGGCGATCGGCATGACTTCGTCTCGCGGTATTTCTGGCCGGCCAACGGCGGCGATGAAGATCCGGTGACCGGCTCGATTCACGCGACGCTGGCGCCATTCTGGGCCGCGCGGCTGGGCAAGGCGGACTTACTGGCCATGCAGGTATCACGCCGCACGGGCCTGCTGCATTGCCGTGTGGTGGACGATGGCGTCTTCGTCTCCGGACAAGCGGTCCAGTATCTGGAAGGCTTTATCGAAATTCCTACTGTAGCTTGA
- a CDS encoding aspartate aminotransferase family protein gives MSLNDDPTFWHNARQHLIRYGGTFEPMIIERAQGSFVYDADGRAILDFTSGQMSAVLGHSHPDIVSVITDYAGKLDHLFSGMLSRPVVDLAKRLADITPDGLDRALLLSTGAESNEAAIRMAKLVTGKYEIVGFAQSWHGMTGCAASATYSAGRKGVGPAAVGSFAIPAPFPYRPRFERHGEYDWLAELDYAFELIDRQSTGNLAAFIAEPILSSGGIIELPEGYMAALKRHCEARGMLLILDEAQTGIGRTGTMFACQRDGVTPDILTLSKTLGAGLPLAAVVTSAAIEEEAHARGFLFYTTHVSDPLPAAIGLRVLDVVARDGLVARANVMGARLRRGLEGLMERYECIGDIRGRGLLLGMEIVKNRASKEPADGLGTRITRECMQLGLSMNIVQLPGMGGVFRIAPPLNVSEAEIDLGIDLLGQAIARAL, from the coding sequence GTGTCCCTGAACGACGACCCGACTTTTTGGCACAATGCCAGACAGCATCTGATCCGCTATGGCGGCACGTTCGAACCGATGATCATCGAACGCGCGCAAGGCAGCTTCGTCTATGACGCCGACGGCCGCGCCATCCTGGATTTCACGTCCGGACAGATGAGTGCCGTGCTAGGGCACAGCCATCCCGATATCGTCTCCGTCATCACCGACTATGCGGGCAAGCTCGATCATTTATTCAGCGGCATGCTATCGCGGCCGGTCGTCGATCTGGCCAAGCGGCTGGCCGACATCACGCCCGACGGCCTCGACCGCGCGCTGTTGTTGAGCACCGGCGCCGAGTCGAACGAGGCGGCGATCCGCATGGCGAAGCTGGTGACCGGTAAATACGAGATCGTCGGCTTCGCGCAGTCCTGGCACGGTATGACCGGGTGCGCCGCATCGGCCACTTACAGCGCGGGACGCAAAGGCGTCGGGCCGGCGGCGGTTGGTTCCTTCGCCATTCCCGCGCCGTTTCCGTATCGGCCGCGCTTCGAACGTCATGGCGAATACGATTGGCTCGCCGAGCTGGACTACGCGTTCGAATTGATCGACCGACAGTCCACCGGCAATCTCGCCGCGTTTATCGCCGAGCCGATTCTCAGCTCGGGCGGCATCATCGAACTGCCGGAAGGCTATATGGCCGCGCTGAAGCGTCATTGCGAGGCGCGCGGCATGTTGCTGATTCTCGATGAAGCGCAAACCGGCATTGGCCGCACCGGGACGATGTTCGCCTGCCAGCGCGACGGCGTCACACCGGACATCCTGACGCTATCGAAAACCTTGGGTGCCGGATTGCCGCTTGCGGCCGTCGTCACGTCGGCGGCCATCGAGGAAGAAGCGCACGCGCGCGGCTTCCTCTTCTATACGACGCACGTCTCGGACCCTTTGCCCGCCGCCATCGGCCTGCGCGTGCTGGATGTCGTCGCGCGCGATGGCCTCGTAGCTCGGGCGAACGTGATGGGCGCGCGCCTTCGGCGCGGTCTCGAAGGCTTGATGGAACGATACGAGTGTATCGGCGACATCCGCGGGCGCGGCCTGTTATTGGGCATGGAAATCGTCAAGAACCGCGCAAGCAAAGAACCGGCCGACGGCCTCGGCACGCGCATCACGCGTGAATGCATGCAGCTGGGGCTCAGCATGAATATCGTGCAGTTGCCGGGGATGGGCGGCGTCTTCCGTATCGCGCCCCCGCTGAATGTCAGCGAAGCGGAGATCGATCTGGGCATCGATCTGCTGGGTCAGGCTATCGCGCGTGCGCTCTGA
- a CDS encoding SMP-30/gluconolactonase/LRE family protein → MTDVFNSGPDRAFAPIPPGERGLPTLTAEPWHKVADDFQQLEGLCFDRAGNLYLLEVFGGRIYRLDCDTKAMTEIYRAEGDNPAAIKIHKDGRLFVCCLGDFKTGEIFAIDPDGRNRRSILRGYVADDMVFAKDGSFYFTHFVGTSCEPTGGVYHVSADGKTVTPILEKMAGPNGVALSTDETRLWITETNANRLHLIELGADGKSIAPYGTSIPYHFTGFHGPDSCSIDAEDNLYVAMYNQGRVMVFNPWGFPIGQILIPGRESGHHLRTTHPMMMPGTRRLLICTNDHERGEGAWIFTSEGAAAAHRGFQFHA, encoded by the coding sequence ATGACAGATGTTTTCAACAGCGGGCCGGATCGCGCGTTCGCCCCCATCCCGCCGGGTGAGCGCGGGCTGCCGACGCTGACCGCCGAGCCCTGGCACAAAGTGGCGGACGACTTCCAGCAGTTGGAGGGGCTGTGCTTCGATCGCGCGGGCAATCTCTATTTGCTGGAGGTGTTCGGCGGCCGTATCTACCGACTCGACTGCGACACCAAAGCGATGACGGAAATCTACCGTGCCGAGGGCGACAACCCGGCGGCGATCAAGATTCACAAGGATGGCCGTCTGTTCGTGTGCTGCCTCGGCGATTTTAAGACAGGAGAAATTTTCGCGATCGATCCCGATGGCCGAAATCGACGCAGTATTTTGCGCGGATATGTTGCCGACGATATGGTCTTTGCGAAGGACGGCAGCTTTTACTTCACGCATTTCGTCGGCACGTCTTGCGAACCCACTGGCGGCGTCTATCACGTGTCCGCCGATGGCAAAACCGTCACGCCCATTCTCGAAAAAATGGCGGGCCCGAATGGGGTGGCACTGTCGACCGACGAGACGCGCCTGTGGATCACGGAAACCAATGCCAACCGTTTGCATTTGATCGAATTGGGCGCGGACGGCAAATCAATCGCGCCGTACGGCACCAGCATTCCCTACCACTTCACTGGATTCCATGGGCCCGACTCCTGCAGCATCGATGCGGAGGACAACCTCTATGTGGCGATGTACAACCAGGGGCGCGTCATGGTGTTCAATCCCTGGGGCTTTCCCATCGGTCAGATTCTGATTCCAGGCCGCGAAAGCGGTCATCATCTGCGCACGACCCATCCGATGATGATGCCCGGCACACGTCGGCTGTTGATCTGCACCAACGACCATGAGCGTGGCGAGGGCGCGTGGATCTTCACGTCGGAGGGGGCCGCGGCGGCACATCGAGGATTCCAATTCCATGCCTGA
- a CDS encoding N-acetyltransferase family protein yields MDVRDAGTEHIEGITAIYNDAVVHTTAIWNDVTVDIANRTAWLNDRRKIGYPVLVAVDEHGAVLGYASFGDWRAFDGYRYTVEHSVYVRGDQRGKGLGKQLMQTLISRAQTLGKHVMVAAIEANNTGSVRLHETLGFKHVGHMKEVGTKFGTWLDLAFMQLQLDTRSTPDIETA; encoded by the coding sequence ATGGACGTTCGCGATGCCGGTACCGAGCATATCGAAGGCATAACGGCGATCTATAACGACGCCGTCGTACACACCACCGCGATTTGGAACGACGTCACCGTCGATATCGCCAATCGGACCGCCTGGCTCAACGATCGACGCAAAATCGGCTATCCGGTTCTCGTCGCCGTGGACGAGCACGGTGCGGTGCTCGGCTATGCTTCGTTTGGCGACTGGCGCGCTTTCGACGGCTATCGCTATACCGTCGAGCACTCGGTCTACGTTCGCGGCGATCAGCGCGGTAAGGGTCTCGGCAAACAGCTGATGCAAACGCTGATCTCACGCGCCCAGACATTGGGCAAGCATGTCATGGTCGCGGCCATCGAGGCGAACAACACCGGATCCGTGCGGCTGCATGAAACTCTCGGTTTCAAGCACGTCGGTCATATGAAGGAAGTGGGAACGAAATTCGGCACCTGGCTCGATCTCGCTTTCATGCAGCTTCAGCTCGACACGCGCTCGACGCCCGATATCGAGACAGCGTGA
- a CDS encoding GNAT family N-acetyltransferase produces MTFTIRPVSANDRTAWHALWEAYCAFYRTTLDSAISEKTWQRLIDPTSPIDGLLVASETGEPLGFCNYVCHPHTWSDRTVCYLEDLFVAPAGRRLGIGTALIEALRTQGIAQGWGRIYWVTDHDNVDAQALYDKVADRTAHVRYQIKLQ; encoded by the coding sequence ATGACCTTCACCATCCGTCCCGTGTCGGCAAACGATCGCACCGCATGGCATGCCTTGTGGGAGGCATATTGCGCGTTCTACCGTACGACGCTTGATAGCGCTATATCGGAAAAGACCTGGCAGCGCCTGATCGATCCGACTTCCCCGATCGACGGTTTGCTCGTTGCGAGCGAGACCGGCGAGCCGCTCGGCTTCTGCAATTACGTCTGCCATCCGCATACGTGGAGTGATCGGACCGTCTGCTATCTGGAAGATCTTTTCGTGGCGCCCGCAGGCCGTCGGCTCGGCATCGGGACGGCGTTGATCGAGGCGCTTCGTACGCAAGGCATCGCGCAGGGCTGGGGGCGCATCTATTGGGTCACCGATCACGATAATGTCGATGCCCAGGCGTTATACGACAAGGTTGCCGATCGGACCGCCCACGTTCGGTATCAGATCAAGCTACAGTAG
- a CDS encoding SDR family NAD(P)-dependent oxidoreductase gives MPDDTRKLSGKTAVVTGAARGIGQAIAARFAAEGADVLIADLDFASAQQAADDLTARYAVKAVALRVDVSTEEENVRMIETAIATFGRLDILVCNAGIVRPGRPIETISGAQWREVIDVNLMSCIHATSAFVPHAKANRSGRIIYMASVAGQVGGVAAEVAYSVTKAAVLCLTKAVARQLGPFDVTVNAIAPGAIQTAMTDILQYPPEVKKGIALDRYGEVSDIAGAALYLASDDARYMTGATLDVNGGMAMR, from the coding sequence ATGCCTGATGACACACGAAAGTTAAGCGGTAAAACGGCGGTCGTGACGGGCGCCGCACGCGGCATCGGTCAGGCCATTGCCGCGCGCTTCGCCGCGGAAGGGGCCGATGTGCTGATCGCGGATCTCGACTTTGCAAGCGCGCAGCAGGCAGCGGACGATCTGACGGCGCGTTACGCGGTCAAAGCGGTAGCGCTTCGCGTCGATGTTTCGACGGAGGAAGAGAATGTGCGCATGATCGAGACCGCGATCGCCACGTTCGGCCGTCTCGATATTCTCGTCTGCAATGCCGGCATCGTCCGTCCCGGACGGCCCATCGAGACCATTTCAGGGGCGCAGTGGCGCGAGGTGATCGACGTCAATCTGATGAGCTGCATTCATGCGACATCGGCCTTCGTGCCGCACGCGAAGGCGAATCGATCGGGACGCATAATCTATATGGCATCGGTCGCAGGGCAGGTCGGCGGCGTCGCGGCCGAGGTGGCGTACTCGGTCACGAAAGCCGCCGTCCTCTGCTTGACGAAGGCGGTCGCGCGCCAACTCGGGCCCTTCGACGTCACCGTCAATGCCATCGCGCCGGGCGCGATCCAGACCGCCATGACCGATATCTTGCAGTATCCGCCCGAGGTCAAGAAAGGGATTGCGTTGGACCGATACGGCGAGGTGTCGGACATTGCCGGCGCTGCCCTTTATTTGGCGAGTGACGATGCGCGTTATATGACGGGCGCCACCCTTGACGTGAACGGCGGCATGGCAATGCGCTGA
- a CDS encoding PLP-dependent aminotransferase family protein has product MAQPASKIEWIIDGVLQRVQRGTLQAGDRLRSIREEAAAMGVAKNTVVEAYLRLVAQGVLTVRAGAGYYVARSSPPHRKAVPRAIVSSAETAAELLTEQLERRLPIRPGDGRLPPDWLASTEMRRPLSVMRVSADDTYNTAWGLLPLRERLCDRLGERGIHCHTGQVLTTYGGNHGMDLVIRCQVREGDTVLVDDPGYYPLFRKLSVAGAHIVGVRRRHDGPDPIDLREKARATGARLFFTQSLAHNPTGGSLTQGVAYAVLKVAEEQDMLVIEDDPFADVLPVTAPRLAALDQLHRVVYVGSFSKTLPGSVRVGYIAASVALAEQFNEMKVITIVSTSAQNERLVYSLIEGAQYLKYLRRLKDRIEDATARTVSGLENAGFSVPRPLCGGYYVWIALTPAMQARNLAAEAAALGIFVAPSAAFTISETPTPGIRVNVAYGSEPRFLAWLLSVRDADDAATTSPPRQGSRSR; this is encoded by the coding sequence ATGGCACAGCCCGCTTCCAAGATCGAATGGATCATCGACGGTGTTCTGCAGCGCGTCCAACGCGGCACACTGCAGGCAGGCGATCGCCTGCGATCCATTCGCGAGGAAGCCGCCGCCATGGGTGTCGCGAAAAACACCGTCGTCGAGGCCTATCTCAGATTAGTCGCGCAAGGCGTGCTGACGGTGCGAGCCGGCGCCGGATACTATGTCGCGCGATCATCGCCGCCGCATCGCAAGGCGGTGCCGCGGGCCATCGTGTCGAGCGCGGAGACGGCCGCCGAACTGCTGACGGAGCAGTTGGAGCGTCGCCTGCCGATTCGGCCAGGCGACGGACGTCTACCGCCGGACTGGCTGGCCTCCACCGAGATGCGCCGCCCGCTTTCAGTCATGCGTGTCAGCGCCGACGACACGTACAACACCGCTTGGGGCTTGCTGCCGTTGCGCGAACGTCTATGCGACAGGCTCGGCGAGCGCGGCATTCACTGTCACACCGGCCAGGTGCTGACGACCTACGGCGGCAACCATGGCATGGACCTCGTCATCCGTTGTCAGGTACGCGAAGGCGACACGGTGTTGGTCGATGATCCCGGTTACTACCCCTTGTTTCGCAAACTCAGCGTCGCCGGTGCGCATATCGTCGGCGTGCGCCGGCGTCACGATGGTCCCGATCCGATCGATCTGCGCGAAAAGGCCCGCGCCACCGGCGCACGTCTCTTTTTCACGCAATCGTTGGCGCACAATCCCACCGGCGGTTCCCTCACGCAAGGCGTCGCTTATGCCGTATTGAAAGTCGCCGAAGAGCAGGACATGCTGGTGATCGAGGACGACCCCTTCGCCGATGTCTTGCCGGTGACCGCGCCCCGCCTGGCCGCGCTCGACCAGTTACATCGCGTCGTCTATGTCGGCTCTTTTTCCAAGACACTGCCTGGCAGTGTCCGCGTGGGCTATATCGCCGCCTCGGTTGCCTTGGCCGAGCAGTTCAACGAGATGAAGGTCATCACCATCGTGTCGACCTCGGCGCAGAACGAGCGGCTGGTGTATTCGCTGATCGAGGGCGCGCAATATCTCAAATACCTGCGACGATTGAAGGATCGGATCGAGGACGCCACCGCACGCACGGTGAGCGGACTGGAAAACGCCGGATTCAGCGTGCCGCGTCCGTTATGTGGCGGCTATTACGTATGGATCGCGCTGACGCCGGCAATGCAGGCGCGTAATCTCGCCGCGGAGGCCGCCGCCTTGGGCATCTTCGTCGCGCCGTCCGCCGCGTTCACCATCTCGGAAACACCGACGCCCGGCATTCGCGTCAATGTCGCGTACGGCAGCGAACCGCGTTTCCTGGCGTGGTTACTAAGTGTCCGCGATGCCGACGACGCGGCAACGACGTCGCCACCGCGCCAGGGCAGCCGATCACGGTAA